A part of Streptomyces sp. NBC_00557 genomic DNA contains:
- the lpdA gene encoding dihydrolipoyl dehydrogenase, with protein MANDASTVFDLVILGGGSGGYAAALRGAQLGLDVALIEKDKVGGTCLHRGCIPTKALLHAGEIADQARESEQFGVKATFEGIDVAAVHKYKDGVIAGLYKGLQGLIASRKVTYIEGEGRLSSPTSVDVNGQRIQGRHVLLATGSVPKSLPGLEIDGNRIISSDHALVLDRVPKSAIILGGGVIGVEFASAWKSFGADVTIIEGLKHLVPVEDENSSKLLERAFRKRGIKFNLGTFFQKAEYTQDGVKVTLADGKEFEAEVLLVAVGRGPVSQGLGYEEQGVAMDRGYVLVDEYMRTNVPTISAVGDLVPTLQLAHVGFAEGILVAERLAGLKVVPIDYDGVPRVTYCHPEVASVGITEAKAKEIYGADKVVALKYNLAGNGKSKILNTSGEIKLVQVKDGAVVGVHMVGDRMGEQVGEAQLIYNWEALPAEVAQLIHAHPTQNEAMGEAHLALAGKPLHSHD; from the coding sequence GTGGCGAACGACGCCAGCACCGTTTTCGACCTAGTGATCCTCGGCGGTGGTAGCGGTGGTTACGCCGCGGCCCTGCGCGGGGCGCAGCTGGGCCTGGACGTCGCCCTGATCGAGAAGGACAAGGTCGGCGGCACCTGCCTGCACCGGGGTTGCATCCCCACCAAGGCCCTGCTGCACGCGGGCGAGATCGCCGACCAGGCCCGCGAGAGCGAGCAGTTCGGTGTGAAGGCCACCTTCGAGGGCATCGACGTCGCCGCCGTCCACAAGTACAAGGACGGCGTCATCGCCGGCCTGTACAAGGGCCTGCAGGGTCTGATCGCCTCCCGGAAGGTGACGTACATCGAGGGCGAGGGCCGGCTGTCCTCCCCCACCTCCGTCGATGTGAACGGTCAGCGCATCCAGGGCCGCCACGTCCTGCTGGCGACCGGCTCCGTGCCGAAGTCGCTGCCGGGCCTGGAGATCGACGGCAACCGGATCATCTCCTCCGACCACGCCCTCGTCCTGGACCGCGTGCCGAAGTCCGCGATCATCCTGGGCGGCGGCGTCATCGGTGTCGAGTTCGCCTCGGCGTGGAAGTCCTTCGGCGCCGACGTCACCATCATCGAGGGCCTGAAGCACCTCGTCCCGGTCGAGGACGAGAACTCCTCGAAGCTTCTGGAGCGCGCGTTCCGCAAGCGCGGCATCAAGTTCAACCTCGGCACCTTCTTCCAGAAGGCCGAGTACACCCAGGACGGCGTGAAGGTCACCCTGGCGGACGGCAAGGAGTTCGAGGCCGAGGTCCTACTGGTGGCCGTCGGCCGCGGACCGGTCTCGCAGGGCCTGGGCTACGAGGAGCAGGGCGTCGCCATGGACCGCGGCTACGTCCTGGTCGACGAGTACATGCGGACCAACGTCCCGACGATCTCCGCCGTCGGTGACCTCGTCCCGACGCTCCAGCTCGCGCACGTCGGCTTCGCCGAGGGCATCCTGGTGGCGGAGCGTCTGGCCGGTCTGAAGGTCGTTCCGATCGACTACGACGGTGTCCCGCGGGTGACGTACTGCCACCCGGAGGTCGCCTCCGTCGGTATCACCGAGGCCAAGGCCAAGGAGATCTACGGCGCGGACAAGGTCGTCGCTCTCAAGTACAACCTGGCGGGCAACGGAAAGAGCAAGATCCTCAACACCTCGGGCGAGATCAAGCTCGTCCAGGTGAAGGACGGTGCCGTGGTCGGCGTCCACATGGTCGGCGACCGCATGGGCGAGCAGGTCGGCGAGGCCCAGCTGATCTACAACTGGGAGGCGCTGCCGGCCGAGGTGGCCCAGCTCATCCACGCCCACCCGACGCAGAACGAGGCGATGGGCGAGGCGCACCTGGCGCTCGCCGGCAAGCCGCTGCACTCCCACGACTGA
- a CDS encoding leucyl aminopeptidase encodes MTALTLSTAAAPGLRADAIVIGVAKGAQGPVVAPGAEAVDKAYDGRLAGVLETLGASGAEGELTKLPAPAGFKAPLVVAVGLGEEPDAKSDEGYGSDALRKAAGVAARALAGSRKAAFALPVDSPGAVGAIAEGVLLGAYSFDVYKENAGGGKAGNGKAPLAEAALLGGKPRDASHKGAVARAVAVSEELNRARDLINTPPNDLTPAAFAGIAQTAAKEHGIKVQVLDEKALAKGGYGGILGVGGGSAAPPRLVKLSYTHPKAAKHLAFVGKGITYDSGGISLKPAGHNETMKCDMSGAAAVFAAVVAAARLGLEVNVTGWLALAENMPSGSAVRPGDVLRMYSGKTVEVLNTDAEGRLVLADALWAASQENPDAIVDVATLTGAMMLALGSRTFGIMANDDAFRTAVHEAAEEVGEPAWPMPLPEHLRKGMESQVADIANMGERMGGGLVAGLFLREFVGEGITWAHLDIAGPAFNEGGPFGYTPKGGTGTAVRTLVRLAELTAAGDLG; translated from the coding sequence GTGACTGCTCTGACTCTCAGCACCGCAGCGGCGCCCGGCCTGCGGGCCGACGCGATCGTGATCGGTGTCGCCAAGGGCGCCCAGGGGCCCGTCGTCGCGCCGGGCGCCGAGGCCGTGGACAAGGCGTACGACGGCAGGCTGGCCGGCGTCCTGGAGACCCTCGGCGCCTCGGGTGCCGAGGGCGAGCTGACGAAACTGCCCGCCCCGGCCGGCTTCAAGGCTCCCCTCGTGGTGGCGGTCGGCCTGGGCGAGGAGCCGGACGCCAAGAGTGACGAGGGCTACGGCTCCGACGCGCTGCGCAAGGCCGCCGGCGTGGCCGCCCGGGCGCTCGCCGGCTCCAGGAAGGCCGCGTTCGCGCTGCCCGTGGACAGCCCCGGCGCGGTCGGCGCGATCGCCGAGGGCGTCCTGCTCGGCGCGTACTCCTTCGACGTCTACAAGGAGAACGCCGGCGGCGGGAAGGCCGGGAACGGCAAGGCGCCGCTGGCCGAGGCGGCGCTGCTCGGCGGCAAGCCGCGCGACGCCTCCCACAAGGGGGCCGTCGCCCGCGCCGTCGCCGTCTCCGAGGAGCTGAACCGCGCCCGCGACCTGATCAACACCCCGCCGAACGACCTGACCCCCGCCGCCTTCGCCGGCATCGCGCAGACCGCGGCCAAGGAGCACGGCATCAAGGTGCAGGTCCTCGACGAGAAGGCCCTGGCCAAGGGCGGCTACGGCGGCATCCTCGGCGTCGGCGGCGGCTCCGCGGCCCCCCCGCGCCTGGTGAAGCTGTCGTACACCCACCCGAAGGCGGCCAAGCACCTCGCCTTCGTCGGCAAGGGCATCACCTACGACTCGGGCGGCATCTCGCTGAAGCCGGCCGGGCACAACGAGACGATGAAGTGCGACATGAGCGGCGCCGCCGCCGTGTTCGCCGCGGTGGTCGCCGCCGCCCGCCTCGGCCTGGAGGTCAACGTCACCGGCTGGCTGGCGCTGGCCGAGAACATGCCGTCCGGCTCCGCCGTGCGCCCGGGTGACGTGCTGCGCATGTACAGCGGCAAGACCGTGGAGGTCCTCAACACCGACGCCGAGGGCCGGCTGGTCCTCGCCGACGCGCTGTGGGCGGCCTCGCAGGAGAACCCGGACGCGATCGTGGACGTCGCGACGCTCACCGGCGCGATGATGCTGGCGCTGGGCAGCCGGACGTTCGGCATCATGGCCAACGACGACGCGTTCCGCACCGCGGTGCACGAGGCGGCGGAGGAGGTCGGCGAGCCGGCCTGGCCGATGCCGCTGCCGGAGCACCTGCGCAAGGGCATGGAGTCCCAGGTCGCCGACATCGCGAACATGGGCGAGCGGATGGGCGGCGGCCTGGTCGCCGGTCTGTTCCTGCGCGAGTTCGTGGGCGAGGGGATCACCTGGGCGCACCTCGACATCGCCGGGCCGGCGTTCAACGAGGGGGGTCCGTTCGGGTACACGCCGAAGGGCGGCACGGGTACGGCCGTGCGGACGCTGGTGCGGCTCGCCGAGCTGACGGCCGCGGGTGACTTGGGCTGA
- a CDS encoding RDD family protein, translated as MPKLRRITAWFIDFALVAAAAALLAVLTFHRITALVTDVPELATKGGLGLVTSRGDVIGAGEHLGLSVWDTIVLDVEEAFGALVVVAFLYQWTCLALLGRTLGKGLLGLRVTPRLSRHALRRAAVTTAADVAVYALACVLLVEGEFVLSVLVWAVAVLLFLVNALTVLFPGGRSLADRLAGTSVVGALQRTEPGPVGGAPRW; from the coding sequence GTGCCGAAGCTGCGCCGTATCACGGCCTGGTTCATCGACTTCGCTCTGGTCGCGGCGGCCGCCGCGCTGCTCGCCGTCCTGACCTTCCACAGGATCACCGCGCTCGTCACCGACGTGCCCGAACTGGCCACGAAGGGCGGCCTCGGCCTCGTCACCTCGCGCGGTGACGTCATCGGCGCCGGCGAGCACCTCGGCCTGTCCGTGTGGGACACGATCGTGCTCGACGTGGAGGAGGCCTTCGGCGCGCTCGTCGTCGTCGCCTTCCTCTACCAGTGGACCTGCCTCGCGCTGCTCGGCCGCACCCTCGGCAAGGGCCTGCTCGGCCTGCGCGTCACCCCGCGGCTGTCCCGGCACGCCCTGCGCCGGGCCGCCGTCACCACCGCCGCCGACGTCGCGGTGTACGCGCTGGCCTGTGTGCTGCTGGTCGAGGGCGAGTTCGTGCTGTCGGTGCTGGTCTGGGCGGTCGCCGTGCTGCTGTTCCTGGTCAACGCGCTCACCGTGCTCTTCCCCGGCGGCCGCTCCCTCGCCGACCGGCTCGCCGGCACCTCCGTGGTGGGCGCCCTGCAGCGGACGGAGCCCGGCCCGGTGGGCGGCGCGCCCCGGTGGTGA